The Fimbriimonadaceae bacterium nucleotide sequence TCAAGCTCGCCACCCCGAAACCCGCCCTCGCGGCGAGCGGCACCCTCGCCCGCGACGCCGAGGCGATCGCCTCGCTGGCGCAAAGGGAGGAGGCGGAAGCCGTCGTCCTCGGCTTGCCCCTGGACGAATCCGGCCAGGAGACAAAGCTGAGCAAGGTGGTCCGCCAACTGGGCGAAAAGATTGCGGCGCTCGGACTCGCAGTGGACTATGTGGACGAGACGCTGACCAGCCACATCGCCCATCAGAGCCTGGAAGCGCAGGGCCTCACCATCGCGGGGACCAGGCGCCGCCTCGACTCGGAAGCGGCGTGCCAGATCCTGGAGAGGTGGTGGGCTGAGTAAGACGGGCCGAAGGGTCGGCTGCCTGCTGGTCGCGGCAATCGGCCTTGCGGCGGCGGGCTTTCTGGCGTTCAAAGGGTACGTCGCCTCCTTGGCGGTCGTCGATATCGGCGAGGCGACGCAGGAGTACGTGAGGTTCAACCAACCTACGCCGGTCGGCGAGGCCGTCGATTTTCTGCAGAAGCAGAAGATCATCAAGGGCGACGCCACCGGGAAGTACGTCCGACTGAGCAGGATGACGTTCACAGTGGCGGCCGGCACCTATTCGTTCCAGCGAGTCCACACCCCCGGTCAAGTCGTCGGCACCCTGCAGAAACCGGTCCGCAACATGGTGCGCCTGCCCGAAGGCTGGTGGATCAAGCGGACGGCCGACCGGCTTCAAGAGCAGCTTGTCTGCAGCGCTACAGACTATGTCAAGGCGGCCAACGACGCCGCGGGCTTCTCCCGGAAAACGAGGACCGGCACCCTAGAAGGCCATCTTTTCCCGGACACCTACGACCTGCCACCCCTGCTGGGGGCGGAAGAAGTTGTGCAGCGTCAACTTCGGGCCTTCGAGCAGAAGGCATGGCCGATCCTGGAGGCGGCCGACGATCCAGAGGCGGCCCTCATCGTCGCATCGATGGTAGAAACGGAAACGGCGAAGGACAGCGAACGGCCCCGAGTCGCCGGGGTGATCTATAACCGTTTAAAGAGGAACATGAGGCTGGAGATCGACGCGACCGTGCTCTACGCGCTGCAGAAGTGGCAGGTCTTGGGGCCTGGAGTCGTGCGCAAGGTCCGCTCGCCTTACAACACCTATCTCAACTTCGGCCTCCCGCCAGGGCCGATCTGTTCGCCGGGGGTCGCTTCGATCAAGGCGGCCGTCAACCCCGAGCAGCACGACTTCCTTTACTACGTCGCGCGGCCCGACCGCAGCCATTTCTTCGCCAAGACGTACGAGGAGCATCGTGCCAACATCCGCAAGGCGTCAAAGGAACGGGAGGCCGCAGCAAAACGATGAGACACGTCCGTCCTGGGGTGTTCGCCCGCCAGAGCATGCCCAGCACGCTCCGCCGGTTCAGCCCGAAGGAAGCGCTCGAACGGCTGACAGACGTTGACTTGGACGCCTTGAAGCAGGCCGACAAACGCCTGATCCTGCTGGACGTAGACAACACCCTCATCCGGTGGCGCGAGACGCAGGCGTCCGAAGATGTCCTTGCCTGGCTCCAGAAGGCGAAGGCGCTGGGCTTTGACCTCTGCATCCTGAGCAACACGAACAACTGGGACCGGCTTGGCGCGCTCTCCAAAGCGATCGACGTGCCGTTCATCCGCGACAAGAACAAGCCCAGCCGGGCGATGTTCCAGCGGGCGCTGGAGAAGTTCGGGCGCAAGCCGGAGGAAGCGGTGATGATCGGGGACCAGCTCTTCACTGACGTCCTGGGCGCGAACCGCTCCGGGATCGACGCGATCTGGATTCGGCCGATGGCCTCGCACGAGTTCGCCGGAACCCGCTACATCAGTCGGAACCTCGAGCGGGTCGCGGCCCTCTTCCTTTACCAGTACTTCCAAGAACACCCTCCCAAAGAGGCGGTAGAGAAGGTCGAGCAGGGGCTTTACTCCGGTTCGACGCTCGTCCAGTTCGTCCGGTTCATCATCGTCGGGGCGAGCTCCACGATCATCGACATCGGCCTGCTCTTCGTCGTGATGTTCGCCGTCCCGATCAACGGCCAACCGCTCGGCACGGTGCTGGGCGAATGGCTCTTGGCCTGGCAGCCCGGTGTTTTTGGCTTCGCCCAAGCCCGTCCCAGCGACGCAGCCGTCCCCGTGCTGACCGTGCCCGTGACCTCGCTCGCGATCCTCAACGGCTTCTATTGGAACCGCCTTTGGACCTTTGAGAGCCGCGATCCGAGCACGCGCCACCGGCAGTTCGTCCGCTATTGGATCATCGCGCTGCTTGCGATGCTCATCAATGCCGCGGTCAAGACCTTGGGCAACAACGTCTTGCCGGGTCACGCAAAGCTCAGCTTGCTCGCCGCGTCGGCGATCGCGACCGTCGTGGCGGGTGTGTTCAACTTCTACTTCCAGAGAAACTGGACCTTTAAGTCGTGAGCTGGAAGGAGTGGCGGGCCGTCGAACGTGGGGACTTGGCCGTCATCGGCGATCCCATCGCCCACTCCCTTTCACCCGTGATGCAGAACGCCGCTTTGCGGCACGCAGGTCTTTCGTGGGGCTATCAGGCCGTGCGAGTTCCCCTGGAAGAGTTTGACGAAGCGCTGGGGCACCTGGCCGCTTGCGGCCTTTGGGGCCTGAACGTGACCGTCCCTATCAAGGAAGCGGCCTTCGCCTGGTGCACCGACGTCGACCCGCGGTTAGGCGCCGCGAACACTTTAGACCTGCGGACACCGGGCCGGGGCACGAACACCGACGCTCCCGGGTTCATGGACACCCTGGCGGAACTTGGCGTCCAGCCGTGCCGGGCCGTGGTGCTCGGGGCGGGAGGGTCGGCCCGTGCTGTCGCCGTCGCCCTTTGCGACGCCGGATTCCAGGTCGCCCTGCACAACCGGACCTCAGACCGGGCGCGGGCCCTGAGGGGCGAAACCGGCCTTGCGATCGAGATCCTTGAGGAACCGGTCTTGACGGGGGGAGGGCTGGTGGTCAACGCCACTTCGGCCGGACTGGGAGGGGAGGCTCCATACGTGGCCTGGGAAACGGCCGAACCGGGCGCCCTCGCCTACGACCTGATGTACGGCCCAGCTCAGACCGCCTTCTGTGAGGCGGCCGAAGCGAGGGGGCTCCGTTCGACTGACGGCCTCGCGATGCTGGTCGCGCAGGGGGCTAGGTCGTTCACCTGGTGGCTCGACATCCCCGCTCCCCGTCAGGCTATGATGAGGGCGCTCGATGAGCATCGTCGCTCCAACCGCTGAGAATATTCGCTTCGCCGCACGGGTCGTCCGTGAAGGCGGGGCGGTTGTGATGCCGACCGAGACCGTCTATGGGCTGGCCTGCGACGCGACCAACGACGCGGCCGTCGCCAACGTCTTCTCCATCAAGGGGCGGCCGAGTGAGAACCCGCTCATCGTGCACATTGGAGGCCTGGACTGGCTCGAAAGGGTCGCCGCGTCCTGGCCGAAAGTGGTCGAAGAACTGGCCCTTCGCTATTGGCCTGGGCCACTGACCCTCGTCCTGCCGAAGTGCAAGGACTTGCCGGACCGGACCACGGCCGGGCTCGAGACTGTCGCCGTCCGCGTGCCGGACCATGACGTCGCCCTCGCCCTCATCGACGAGGCGGGCTGCCCGATCGCCGCTCCCAGCGCCAACGCGTTCAGCCGACTCTCACCCACCACCGCAGAAGCGGTCGCACCGGAGATCGCCGGCCAGGTGCCGATGATTCTGGACGGCGGACCTTGCTCGGTGGGACTCGAGAGCACCGTGCTCGACCTCTCGACAAAAACCCCGCAGATCCTGCGGCCGGGCGGCGTCTCGCGGGCCGACATAGAAGCGGCCCTGCGAATGCCGCTCGGCATCGTGCCTCCGCCAGCCGTCCGCCGCTCACCGGGCATGTACCAGCGGCACTATGCGCCTCGGGCGGCGATCCGGTTCGTCGACAGCCTTTCGAACGGCGAGAGCGGCTTGACCTTCCAGACCGCCACCGGCCCCGGACAGATCCACATGCCCCGCGAACCTCGGGCCTACGCGACCATCCTCTACGACGCTCTGCGGCGCGTCGATGAGTCCGGCGCGACCGAGATCGCGATCGAACTTCCACCCGAAGGGCCCGAGTGGGAAGCGGTCCACGACCGCTTGAAGAAGGCCTCCGCCACGCCCTAAGGCTTCCCGCCGGAGACCGGCCCCCGGACGATGACCAACGGGCGGCGGACCCGTTCGACCACGGCGGCCAACGTTTTCAGGCACGTCTCGTCGCCCTCGCGGAACTCGGGGAGGGCAAGCACCACGTGCGCCGCTTCAAAC carries:
- the ruvX gene encoding Holliday junction resolvase RuvX; the encoded protein is MRALAVDFGSKRIGVAVGEHSVKLATPKPALAASGTLARDAEAIASLAQREEAEAVVLGLPLDESGQETKLSKVVRQLGEKIAALGLAVDYVDETLTSHIAHQSLEAQGLTIAGTRRRLDSEAACQILERWWAE
- the mltG gene encoding endolytic transglycosylase MltG; translation: MRAWKRRASPSRGPGAASTRKRRARSWRGGGLSKTGRRVGCLLVAAIGLAAAGFLAFKGYVASLAVVDIGEATQEYVRFNQPTPVGEAVDFLQKQKIIKGDATGKYVRLSRMTFTVAAGTYSFQRVHTPGQVVGTLQKPVRNMVRLPEGWWIKRTADRLQEQLVCSATDYVKAANDAAGFSRKTRTGTLEGHLFPDTYDLPPLLGAEEVVQRQLRAFEQKAWPILEAADDPEAALIVASMVETETAKDSERPRVAGVIYNRLKRNMRLEIDATVLYALQKWQVLGPGVVRKVRSPYNTYLNFGLPPGPICSPGVASIKAAVNPEQHDFLYYVARPDRSHFFAKTYEEHRANIRKASKEREAAAKR
- a CDS encoding YqeG family HAD IIIA-type phosphatase, with protein sequence MRHVRPGVFARQSMPSTLRRFSPKEALERLTDVDLDALKQADKRLILLDVDNTLIRWRETQASEDVLAWLQKAKALGFDLCILSNTNNWDRLGALSKAIDVPFIRDKNKPSRAMFQRALEKFGRKPEEAVMIGDQLFTDVLGANRSGIDAIWIRPMASHEFAGTRYISRNLERVAALFLYQYFQEHPPKEAVEKVEQGLYSGSTLVQFVRFIIVGASSTIIDIGLLFVVMFAVPINGQPLGTVLGEWLLAWQPGVFGFAQARPSDAAVPVLTVPVTSLAILNGFYWNRLWTFESRDPSTRHRQFVRYWIIALLAMLINAAVKTLGNNVLPGHAKLSLLAASAIATVVAGVFNFYFQRNWTFKS
- a CDS encoding shikimate dehydrogenase — encoded protein: MSWKEWRAVERGDLAVIGDPIAHSLSPVMQNAALRHAGLSWGYQAVRVPLEEFDEALGHLAACGLWGLNVTVPIKEAAFAWCTDVDPRLGAANTLDLRTPGRGTNTDAPGFMDTLAELGVQPCRAVVLGAGGSARAVAVALCDAGFQVALHNRTSDRARALRGETGLAIEILEEPVLTGGGLVVNATSAGLGGEAPYVAWETAEPGALAYDLMYGPAQTAFCEAAEARGLRSTDGLAMLVAQGARSFTWWLDIPAPRQAMMRALDEHRRSNR
- a CDS encoding threonylcarbamoyl-AMP synthase, producing the protein MSIVAPTAENIRFAARVVREGGAVVMPTETVYGLACDATNDAAVANVFSIKGRPSENPLIVHIGGLDWLERVAASWPKVVEELALRYWPGPLTLVLPKCKDLPDRTTAGLETVAVRVPDHDVALALIDEAGCPIAAPSANAFSRLSPTTAEAVAPEIAGQVPMILDGGPCSVGLESTVLDLSTKTPQILRPGGVSRADIEAALRMPLGIVPPPAVRRSPGMYQRHYAPRAAIRFVDSLSNGESGLTFQTATGPGQIHMPREPRAYATILYDALRRVDESGATEIAIELPPEGPEWEAVHDRLKKASATP